Genomic window (Ammospiza nelsoni isolate bAmmNel1 chromosome 17, bAmmNel1.pri, whole genome shotgun sequence):
TCAATTTCAACATGATTTTAGCAACTGTGCTCTTACAATCTAACAGACAGAGATTTATCTTCCAGCTCATTTTAAACTTTAAGTGGATTCCAGACTTAAAGAAAGTACAAAGTCTTGATTCTTGAAGGGTCAGGAAAGGAGGCTACAGAAATCATGTTTGATtcaagggaaggaaaatgaatatggtaattacaaTGGTGAGAATTTAAAAAGCTGGGATCTCATGACCTGTTGGGGATAGAAATGAGTGGTTTTACAAATGGGATGTCTCAAGCTGGGATGGCCAGCTTGTCAGTAATATAAACCATTTGTTTGGAGCCCTCATATTTCACAAGATATCATGCCTTAAAGCTGTCAGTGGTCTTACAGCCTCGCCGTGTAACTCTTGGTACTGTTCCAAAATTGAACACAGACTGTCTCAGATCTTAGATCaatgcagctttcagctctggacaaaagcagcagatgaAGAGTCCCTGTGGATGCACTTCCTTCTGAACTCAAGGCATTACCTGTTAGCTGTGGGTATTCCAAACCCAGCAAGGAtatgcctgcagcagctcctccactcCAGGGAGGGAAACCAGTTTGGTggcttctccttcctcttcatgCAGACTGTCAAACAGGAATGGCCCATTCAGGTACTCAACAAAGGCTGCCTTTgaagagaaacagagcaaaataagtaaaatataGATGCCAGCCTGCTGGCAGCGCTGGGGATGTGTCTGTCCTGTAagagcctcagcagcagcagcagaactgggTGCAGACACGGTTATATGAACACAGCAGAAACACCAACAAGCCACAAAAGCACCTTGGAGTGAAACCCATCCCAGGGGCTTTGCTGTTACAGCTAAGGGTAGAAAACACTGTTTAATCTTGCATCAGATCACGGagtcataaaatggtttgggttggaagggacattaaagatcatccagtcacagcccctgccatggacagggacaccttccactctcccaggctgctccaaaccccatccaagctggcctggaactcttcagggatggggcagccacagcttctctgggcaacctgtgccccTTGCCTGTGTAAGACATCACCACATACAAACACTGACTGCAAGGCTATTTAGCCTTTCAGATAAGGACTTGGTGAACTATGGGGAAGTACAAAGGGAAGAGTTGCAGCATCCTCCCTGGCCCTAAAAACTAAGGTAAGCCACTCTGATCTTCTAGAGTCTGGAATACAGAGCCAGGCTACAATTGAAAGCACCATTCCACCTGGTCTTGCTTTCAGCCTGGTCACAGGACTACAGTGATGTCCAAATTTCCTGGAGAATTTAACCATAAAACTAATGAAAAGCTTGACTTagtgggaaggagaaaaaaaaaagtcacttcacCATGAAAATGTTAACATTTCCCTCAGACCTGTAATTTCCTAATCTCATGTGAGGCTGATAAGCTCCCTGGGTATGATTTACTATTCAGCTTTGCAGGGTTCTCTATCTGTAGTTTCATTGTTCAGCCCAAAGAATTATGTTCCCCCACATCATGTGtactccacagcagctcctgtttcTACCCAAAAGATAAGAGTCAGAGATCACAGAGATTAATCTGAGCCTTGGTTTTAGCAGAGTCAAATTTAACCTCTCATTAAATCTTCAAGCAGGGAAAAGACAAGGCAATATGTGTTTGTGCTTCTTTCTCCTGGGACAGGACACAACCAGccaaagaaaactcacctgctGTTGCTCCAGCTCTTTCTGCTTTGCATCTTCcacctcctgcagagccaggacctgagcctcctcttcctccaatGGCTTAGTGAGATGTTGATACTTTAAAGCGGCAGCTTTTGCctgagaaatataaataaaatatttgtattggATTAGCCTGCATTGCTCAGTGAGTCAGGGTGTAAGCAACTGATCTTTCTAGAACGTGCACCAGAGTGGCATCTGCCTCTCCATTCCCTCATGGGCTTTTTATTAAACTACTTATGAAGTTTCTAATCTAATCCTCATCCCATTTTTTGCTGGCACATTTATCTGTTTCTGCATTCAATGCATCTGAGATAATTCAGTCCCAGGAAgcttttctctctccattttcTCATCTTTagagttttttggggtttttttcctcttttagcAGGAAGTTCTATTTTGACTTCTAGAATCTGAGCTCCAATTTGATCAGTCAGCGAGGTTAATTCATTTTCTAGGGAGGAGCAGATTCTTTGGAGGAGTGGATGGCAAGGTAGTACCAGGGGCAAGAACCTCATTAGCTTGAAACTGAAGCTTGACAAATTTAAGTGTGCAATTCTCAGACATCCCTGATGAGCAGGGACTGCACTCCACGACCTGGAAAACCCTTCCAGTCCTGTGGTAAGAGCAATGCACATtccaagcacagctcctgctctgtgccaagcAAATTTACAATTAATCATGTTCTTTggttactaaaaaaaaaaccccaaacaaaccctgaacaaaaaaatcccatctttGTTCCTTTGAGCCCTGGGATGATAAAGCAGCTCCACAGGTGAGGATGAAGTGTCTTATTCTCAGAAATCAAAGGTGGGAAGTGCATCCAGGCACCTGCTTGCCTGGATTGTCAGGTTGCTGCTGAAACAAATcactgtgtgagcagcaggagcaccaaGGCTCCTTCCCCCTGGATCCAGCTCTCCAGACTGATTTCCTCTGAGATTCTCTGAGAAAGACTTGCACTCACACTGCAGCCTCTCTGTGGCAACACGAACCAGGCCCCTCTCCCACACACAGCTGctgattttcacagaatctGTGAAGACATCATGCTTCTGACACCTCTACCTCTCTGTCAGATTTGACAGAATTTGGCCTACAGGTTCACAGCTGTTATGTGGAAGCAGAACAAACACTGTGTGTTTCTGTGAGCCTGATTTCTGCAGGGAACCTGCCCCCAGTGCTGGAATATTGCTGGCACACCAACAAAGCAGAGGCTCTGTAAGATGCTGCTGCCTGATTTCCCAGGCAGGGAATGCAGAAATCTCACCGTGGACTTTCTCACCAGCTTGAAGTCCAAGTACACCAGGCTGGGAAGGTGAGCAACAACAAAGAGCCTGTAGTGCTCCTCACTGCAGAAAGGGTTCCCACTGAGGTTCAGTGTCTGTAAGCTTTTTAACCTCCTGAGGTAGATAACCTGTGCCAAAGGGAAAGAGCTCTGTgtttcccagggctggggaagcacagccttggaatttattgtttttattacagTTGAGCTGCAATATGcattctgctctgctgccaaatTCACATGACAGTCAATTATGAGTTTCTAATGGTTTTGGGAAAGGAAATACTTAAATTCATATTGGTAATATCTAGACAATGGGTGGAGAGAGAAGGCAGATGGGGTGCACAAATCACAGATCTTAAATTGGTAAGATGCCCTCAAAAGAACCCCAAATAAATCCTAGCCTCCCCCCATTTCTCATATGTAGCCACTTATTCCTTTTCTAGCTTTCATGGGAGCCAATAGGAATTTTGCCATGGCTGAGAGCAGTCACAGACCTGGGCCCCCATGAGTCAATAATCTAAATGAAAAATGGCTGCAGTAAGCACTTAACACCAGAGGACCAAACCCATAGCTCAGACTGCTTAGAAATCCTAAAGAGAATTTTATCACCTAAGGAGGGGCTTGGACACAATGGCAAAAGGCAGTTTTAGAATATCTGATCCTTCAGCAGGGAATATTTGCAAAGCCAGGGAACACTCACATTTTCCAGCACAGTCAGGTTATTGCTCCCTATGGAGAAAATCTGCAGCTCTTGTAGTGTGTCCATGTGCTCAATTGTAGATATTCTGTTACTGTAGAGACTGAGGTCCTGCAGTTTGACAAGAGTATCCAGGCCCTCAATTACTTCAATATTGTTGAAGGACAGGTCTGGGGAAGAATTTATAAATCAAACATTATATTATTTGTTGCAGAGCACCCTGATTCTGCTCTTTAGTTCTGGGTGTAGGAGTTTATGTACAGATTTTTCTCAGGGGTGGTCCAGGCCCCACAGGAAAAGCTCAGCATTAAATCGTCCTTTATTCCCATCTCCTCCTTGCAATTGTCTGTGCAGCTTTTaaatgagaggaaaagctgaaattaGTCCATGCAGAGTCCACATACACAGCCTGAAAGGGACTTCTGCCTCATGGGGAAACACAAAACAAGAGGTAGAGAGATGCCCTTAGAGGTGAATTTCTGTGATAAATCTGGCACTCTCTTGTTTCTTGCCACAGTTGTGGTCACTCCCAGAGCACCAAGACAAGGCAGCTCCATGTCAGTGGAGTTGTGCAAGGCTCACTTCAGCTGTTTCACTTATTGAAATgtcctcctcccctgccagaACATCTCTCCTAACACCCACACTCACCATGACTAAGGGCAGGATTTGCCTGAGGATTAGTACTGAGCGAGCCAAGAGCCCAAAAACAGTTTATGAGGTCTCTTGGGTGGCTGAGACACTTgtacagcagcagctgagccactGCAGCCTTTGGGCAAACAAAATATGAGAGTGTGCCTCAAAACACTGTGCTCACACTGATCACTTGTGATTCACAAGTGCCTCAGTCATCTCTGGAGCAGAACTGTGCAGACAACGGGGTGGAAGAGCCCATTAGACATTTCACAATGTGATTatgagctccagctctgcatgCTGAGGATATATTTAGAATTCCAGCCAGCAATGTGGCTGCAGTTCCAGGGAATGCTCTCAGCTGTGCATCTGTGTAGCTGCAAGCAGTCACACCAGGCCACAAGGATGGGCACTCCTTGGGACAGCATTGACACCCAGCCCTTAAGGGTTGTAGGATTTGGAatgcctgcagcagctttgaAAACAGAATTCAGGCTTCTATATCACAGAGGAGTTTCCATAAATATTCCTGAAAGTCACCCCTAAACACAATAGAAACCTTGGAAACAACATTGAAACCTCAGCTTCCTGTTCCTGCCACACCGAATGTATTGAACCCAGTTTTTAAACATTTGAAGGATTGTTTTGCAGCTCTGATACTCAGGCATTTTGACATTTGACAGTCAAATGAGGAGACACACAGACAGCTGACAGCCTTCCCAGGGAAAGCTCCTATCAGTGCTGTTGAGAAGGTGACATGCTGCTTTATCTCAGATTGCTTTGCACCTGCACAGGCATCCACCCTCCCCTGCCTGTATCTCACCAAGCCAAACAAGGTGAACCAGACTCTCCAGACCTTCTATCTTCTCAATCACGTTGTTGTCCAGCTGCAGCTTAGTCAGATTCTCTAATGGCCACAGATTAGCAATCTGCAGGATGTCtaaagccacaggaaaaaaagaaaaaaaaaagaaaagtgtgacagtgttcacaggggtctttggatgagggaagagacgaggatttgactccatatttcagaaggcttgatttattattttatgatatatatattacattatactgtactaaagaatagaaggaaaggcttcatctcagaaggctaaacTAAGAATacaatagaaaagaatgataacaaaggcagctggctcagacagagagagagagccagctctgctgtgactggtcactaaatccaaacatccacacgagaccaatcacagatccacctgttgcattccacagcagcagataaccattgtttacattttgttcctgaggcctctcagcttttcaggaggaaaaaaaacttaagaaaggatttttcataaaagatgtctgtgacagaaaagaaaattgctttcCAGCTTTGTTTAGCAGCCACACTGCCTTGCACGAGGAAAACACGTCCAGTCTTGCCTGCAGGAGGATTTGCAGTGTGTGATGAGTGCCCTGGAGAGCTCAGAGGTGCCCTGGCTGGATGGGATTGCAATGGAACAGCCCAGTTAACCCCAGtgtcctgctcagcacacaCTGCTCATCAATGGGGCCAACGAGGCGTGCAGGGGATGCTGAGTGTGGTCCTGCTCTCCAGAGCCCTCCTGAACCCACTGCCAGCACGCCCTGACCTTCatcctcctctccagctgcaagCAGAGGTTTGGGATGAGCCTCAGCTTTTCCCTGCATCTGCAATCCAGccgtgcccagctcctgctgctggaaatgattctcctgctcctgggatcctcagcacagcagagcagttgGATTCTTCTCTTTCTGTGAAGGCTGCAGTTCAGAGCTAAGCAATACCCCTGCATTTAGTTTCCTCCAAAAACAGAATCATAAGGGCAGGCTGTTGGCCACCACAGCAAAGGATCAGGACCAAGGTGACAGGAAATACAGAATATTCTCACTCCCATTCCTCTTTCCCCTGCAATGCCTTCCCAGAAGGTTTCATCTGCTGTCCTTATTTAGTGAGAGCACCATAAACCAAGGAATTGCATGCACAAAATATTCACACAATTCTGGATTTGCAAACAAATCCATGCGGGATCAGGTCAAGGGAACCTTTTCTAAGAAAATCAACTCATACACACATTTTACTGGAGCACACAAAGAATAATCAACTGAAATTGATTTCatctgctgtcctgctgtcctaATTTAGTGAGGGCACCATAAACCAAGGGACTGCATGCACAAAATATTCACACACTTCTGGATTTTGGATTTGCAAACAAATCTGTGCAGGATCAGTATTTTCTAAGAAAATCAACTCATACACACATTATTTTACTGGAGCACACAAAGAATAATCAACTGAACTTACCCCCCTCCCTCAAATATTTAGCCAAATattcttcctttccatttttttgaGTGCAAGTTTACGACAGGTTTGACAGTAAGAGGCAAGCCATGGTAAACGGTGTGGATGAGCAGAGAATGCCATCAGGTTGGACTGTAAGCACTAAAATCTCCCAAACAGCTCCCACACAACCACCCGCCACggcagagcctgcccagggctgggtttggccACGAACTGAGGGGCCCAACAGGGCTGTGGCCTGTAGGTGTCACCACAATATAAATGTTaaatgagagcagcagtgacagtgagaGTGGGAAGTGAAGCAGCTCTGAAGTCACCTATCAGCaaaaactcctctgatgaagCTGCTTTGTACAGGTATGAGCAAAAGTCCAAGTCCAGATGTTAATTTTCACATAATAAATCCCAGCTAATAATGGTTGCTTAATTGCCAGTTACCCACTTCTatgaaaagaacaggaaaaatatgtaaatattctGATACTCACTTTTAAAACTAATTTGTATCTCTGTCACAACGTTAAAGTTAATACTTTCCTTTCTGGCAATATCTCCAAGGTCCTCTGGACACTTCTCCTCAATGGCTTTCTGAAGGATTTCATCATCAATAACGTTTGGCTCAATATTATTGAAAAACTGAGTCATTGTGAGACAGAATCAGCCTTAAaggatagaaaagaaaataaattaaatctcTGCCTGGCAATgattataaaaatgaaaataaattaaatcacTTTCCAGtagtcatagaatcacagaatcccagaatagtttgggtgggaaggaaccttaaagctcatctcattccacccctgccatggacagggacaatttccactgtcccagggtgctccaagctccatccagcctggccttggacacttccagggatggggaatccacaaCTTCCCTTGTCAaggcttgacaaccctttcagtgaagaaaattttcaTGGAAATTTAAATATCCCTAATCTTGCCCTGGAGGCAATGAGACTATTTGTCTTTTTCATACTGTGCAGGGTTAATGAATTGCTGTGAAGGACTCGAATCTCCAAACTTTTGCTTGTGTAAGATGTTTATAATTACAGAGTAAGTCCTGATTTGTTTGTGCATAGGACAGCGATGATAAATGCCAGAGTTGGGAGAGTTCTATTCTCATTCTGGCGTTTCATTAACCAACCAAACCTCTCTgtggctgtgtgcagcacacACCGAAGAGCAGCAGGATCTGGGTTTATCCATCCTTGgccttcctctctctctttcttgtacaatcacagaattatttgggttgggagggaccttaaagctcattttgttccacccctgccatggacaccttccactgtcccaggttgctccaagccccatccaacctggccctggacactcCAGGGATGTCACTTGGCAAGGGTTTCTTCGGTCAGTGCCGGTTCCAGCCGCCCCTGCCAGGTGAATGGGAAGGAGCCGCCGCCTCCCGCACCCAGGACCCACCGAGGCCCCGATCCCGGCCCCACAGGCCTCTCACCGCAGGTTCCCGGGGGTCTGGGTcggctcccgctcccgctcccgctcccgttcccgtccccgttcccgttcccgttcccgttcccgttcccgttcccggtTCCGGTTCCGGTTCCCggttcccgttcccattcccgttcccggTTCCCTTTCCCGGTTCCCACCCGCGCCTCAGCGCCCGTCGCTAAGAAAGCCCAGGTGCGTTGCTAAGGGAGGCACGTGACGGGCT
Coding sequences:
- the DRC3 gene encoding dynein regulatory complex subunit 3: MTQFFNNIEPNVIDDEILQKAIEEKCPEDLGDIARKESINFNVVTEIQISFKNILQIANLWPLENLTKLQLDNNVIEKIEGLESLVHLVWLDLSFNNIEVIEGLDTLVKLQDLSLYSNRISTIEHMDTLQELQIFSIGSNNLTVLENVIYLRRLKSLQTLNLSGNPFCSEEHYRLFVVAHLPSLVYLDFKLVRKSTAKAAALKYQHLTKPLEEEEAQVLALQEVEDAKQKELEQQQAAFVEYLNGPFLFDSLHEEEGEATKLVSLPGVEELLQAYKEEFVSVCESLYNYGLEEYEKREAEVSKFYKRLHEILAVNQEESKRIISDFETRNETRLDELYQDGSGEIADSKRAQGKEEIQQLWHALMLLETLVSNDLECRDLENQHFEKVMEIIQAILKKIALFELEEDFPEDLRTLFEDKITIVNITSMSHSIRLRKIDKRESDMLSNTYQWQKSVREKAFQRESDRNRACIEKIICFMDTLQKELDSTVVKPKE